From Agrobacterium tumefaciens, a single genomic window includes:
- a CDS encoding type I secretion system permease/ATPase, which yields MLSLVLGVGLASGVVNALYLTGSFFMLEVYDRVLPSHSIPSLVALAILALGLYLYQGLLEIVRGRLLVRFASLVDEKLYKHVYRLMIVLPLSGKRVDTSQPLRDFDQVKSFLQGTGPSSLFDLPWLPFYIAICFLFHPVVGWFAVGGSIVLIGLTIANHFSTRHAAQRTNEITNRRNAFVFGSQRGAEVLRSMGMIPRMTEVWDQTNRQLRIEGGQASDITYIFGTVTKVFRTALQSAVLAAGAVLAIQGEASGGIIIASSILTARAFAPLEMAIANWRGFVAARQSWGRLRTLMELYPEQSARTTLAPPSKSLSVERLTGFPIGDRFAFSDVEFTVNAGSAVGVIGPSASGKSSLARVLLGIWEPVRGVVRLDGASLDQWDQSRIGRFIGYLPQDVQLFSGTVAENISRFEDDASADEIIAAAKAARVHDMVLNLPQGYDTHIGDAGSALSAGQRQRLALARALYREPFLIVLDEPNSNLDAEGEQALIAAIDGVKARGGIAIIIAHRPSVLANVDLILMMRNGQMHAFGPKDEVLARVMAPVSRPRGAPLKVIGETGEAGE from the coding sequence ATGCTTTCGCTCGTACTTGGCGTCGGCTTGGCGAGCGGTGTCGTCAATGCTTTGTACCTCACGGGCTCGTTCTTCATGCTTGAGGTGTATGACCGTGTTTTGCCGTCACACAGCATACCGTCGTTGGTCGCGCTGGCAATCCTCGCACTCGGCCTCTATCTCTATCAGGGCCTTCTTGAGATTGTCCGTGGTAGGTTGCTCGTCAGGTTTGCGAGTTTGGTTGACGAGAAGCTTTACAAGCACGTCTATCGATTGATGATCGTGTTGCCATTGTCCGGGAAGCGGGTTGATACTTCCCAACCGCTACGTGACTTTGATCAGGTAAAAAGCTTCCTGCAGGGGACCGGTCCTTCTTCTCTCTTCGATTTGCCGTGGCTACCATTTTACATTGCAATTTGTTTTCTTTTCCATCCCGTTGTCGGGTGGTTTGCCGTAGGCGGATCGATTGTTTTGATCGGCCTCACGATTGCTAACCACTTTAGCACGCGCCATGCCGCTCAACGCACGAATGAGATCACCAACCGCAGAAACGCTTTCGTGTTCGGTTCTCAGCGTGGTGCTGAAGTCCTGCGCTCAATGGGAATGATCCCGCGCATGACAGAGGTTTGGGATCAAACAAACCGCCAACTCAGAATTGAAGGCGGTCAGGCAAGCGACATTACGTACATTTTTGGTACCGTCACAAAGGTTTTCCGGACGGCGTTGCAGTCTGCTGTTTTGGCTGCCGGTGCGGTTCTCGCGATACAGGGTGAGGCATCGGGCGGGATTATTATCGCGAGTTCAATTCTGACGGCTCGGGCTTTCGCTCCGCTAGAAATGGCAATTGCGAATTGGCGTGGTTTCGTAGCTGCACGGCAGAGCTGGGGCCGACTACGTACGCTTATGGAGCTATACCCAGAGCAAAGTGCTCGGACAACGCTCGCGCCACCATCTAAATCCCTCTCGGTTGAACGACTGACCGGTTTTCCCATTGGCGATCGATTTGCATTCTCGGATGTCGAATTTACCGTCAATGCGGGTAGTGCTGTGGGCGTTATTGGTCCAAGTGCGTCGGGCAAGTCCTCTCTTGCGCGCGTTTTGTTGGGCATTTGGGAGCCTGTACGTGGAGTGGTCCGCTTGGACGGTGCCTCCCTTGATCAGTGGGATCAGTCACGTATCGGGCGTTTTATTGGGTATCTCCCACAGGACGTACAACTTTTCTCCGGTACAGTTGCTGAGAATATCTCTCGATTTGAAGATGATGCATCAGCCGACGAGATCATTGCGGCCGCGAAAGCAGCACGTGTCCACGATATGGTTTTGAACCTGCCCCAGGGTTACGATACGCATATTGGCGATGCCGGTAGTGCACTTTCGGCAGGGCAACGGCAGAGGCTTGCGCTCGCGCGGGCTCTGTACAGAGAGCCATTTTTGATTGTGCTGGATGAACCAAACTCCAATCTCGATGCTGAGGGGGAGCAAGCACTGATTGCGGCGATTGATGGCGTCAAAGCCCGTGGAGGCATTGCTATCATCATAGCGCACCGGCCGTCAGTCCTGGCGAATGTCGATTTAATTCTCATGATGCGGAACGGGCAGATGCACGCATTCGGCCCGAAAGATGAGGTGTTGGCGAGAGTTATGGCCCCTGTTTCGAGGCCACGCGGAGCTCCATTGAAGGTCATAGGCGAGACGGGCGAGGCAGGAGAATGA
- a CDS encoding HlyD family type I secretion periplasmic adaptor subunit translates to MTSTSPKRHTERSIRLHAVAIFAISLSLIGGVGGWAATTSLSGAVIASGVVVVNDNVKKVQHLTGGIVRKLFVKEGDRVVSGQVLLRLDPTATRAELTIIESGLAQMYVRRARFRAQIDGRQTFDAPTEIAGLTLPQNADDLVSSERKLLASHISAQSGARDQLESRKRQLVDEIIGLSVQLDAIEKVIALTKDEVKTTQGLFDKQLVYLQRLLAIKRQLAEQEGTRGQRISERAQATGKISEIDLQIRQLDQDAQKQANDDLGELQAKIADFEQRLIKIKDQMGRLDIVSPIDGRVYQLGVHTINGVVNPGDTLMLVVPENDELTIEARIRPADIDQVYLTQPARIRFSAFDQKVTPEVDGEVTTIAPDLMKDERTGTSFYSLRIRPNSDKLELLGDRRLYPGMPAEVFLRIGERTVLTYLTKPLTDRMNHVFREE, encoded by the coding sequence ATGACGAGCACGTCTCCAAAGCGACACACTGAACGGTCGATAAGACTTCACGCTGTAGCGATTTTCGCGATCAGCCTTTCTCTGATTGGCGGCGTTGGTGGATGGGCAGCAACAACGAGCCTTTCCGGTGCTGTAATTGCTTCTGGTGTTGTGGTGGTAAACGATAACGTCAAGAAGGTTCAACATCTCACCGGAGGAATAGTCAGGAAACTTTTTGTTAAAGAAGGCGATCGCGTTGTCTCGGGTCAGGTGCTTCTTAGACTTGATCCTACGGCGACGAGGGCAGAACTAACCATAATCGAAAGCGGCCTGGCACAGATGTACGTGCGCCGTGCCCGGTTCAGAGCCCAAATTGATGGAAGGCAAACATTTGATGCCCCGACGGAAATCGCTGGACTAACGTTACCTCAGAATGCGGACGATCTTGTCAGCAGCGAACGCAAATTGCTTGCTAGCCATATAAGTGCGCAGTCTGGTGCGCGCGATCAGCTTGAATCGCGTAAACGCCAATTGGTAGACGAAATCATTGGTCTATCTGTTCAGCTCGACGCGATAGAAAAAGTAATTGCTCTCACTAAGGATGAGGTAAAAACGACCCAAGGGCTTTTTGACAAGCAGCTCGTGTATCTCCAGCGCCTTCTTGCGATTAAACGGCAGCTTGCCGAACAGGAGGGCACGCGAGGTCAAAGAATATCTGAACGTGCGCAGGCGACAGGCAAAATCAGTGAGATTGACCTTCAGATAAGGCAGCTAGATCAGGATGCTCAAAAACAAGCGAACGATGATTTAGGAGAACTCCAGGCAAAGATAGCGGACTTCGAGCAGCGCCTCATCAAGATCAAAGACCAGATGGGGCGGCTCGATATCGTCAGTCCAATTGATGGCAGGGTCTATCAACTCGGTGTTCATACGATCAATGGAGTCGTTAATCCAGGCGATACGCTTATGCTGGTTGTTCCGGAAAACGATGAACTGACGATCGAGGCCAGGATAAGACCAGCGGATATCGACCAGGTTTACTTGACGCAGCCCGCAAGAATACGTTTCAGTGCCTTCGATCAGAAGGTGACACCCGAGGTCGACGGGGAGGTTACTACAATCGCGCCGGACCTCATGAAGGACGAAAGAACCGGAACCTCATTCTACTCACTTCGTATACGGCCGAATTCGGACAAACTCGAGCTGCTGGGGGACAGACGACTGTATCCAGGCATGCCTGCCGAGGTGTTCTTAAGAATTGGCGAACGGACAGTCCTAACGTATTTGACGAAGCCTCTTACTGACCGAATGAATCACGTATTTCGTGAGGAGTGA
- a CDS encoding oligosaccharide flippase family protein has product MLVAARFLTPSEFGVFSLAVLSITLIRTLLYCGAFEFLLKSEIAEDCASEALLVNIIVAIGLTAPAATLAVVAWILFDVSDVPWIMLLLLPSNFISAGASWQESLCLKSGKTRSYYAITTASEIISAGTAVVMFLYGFGLYSLVAKAYIASIIVSVLYWSTGTAVWSKKFDKTKFVEILTWSFERYGAVLLTFGSTYAADLMLGAFLSPAATGIYRGSSRLVTSVADLFTQPTRLLGMTFYSKQAASGSQSGEFVARVFSVAAVVGWSALAGLAISSQTLVPLLLGPSWSGAAPVVSILCLARAFSLIDASIAPALVAHNKQRSVLVNQTLVVPVLVASLLILSPYGVLPATYAVVLAAGFNSICMLVSLHKHLRPTLSGLKTAGPIAIVPAVSVVVGGWIAGQISMRFSVGDQIHLAAVIVFGALFWCFAVLSLRRSIRSVVHALNAAR; this is encoded by the coding sequence ATGCTGGTGGCGGCCCGGTTTCTGACACCAAGTGAATTCGGGGTCTTTTCGCTCGCCGTTCTCTCAATCACGCTCATTCGGACACTGCTTTACTGCGGCGCGTTTGAGTTCTTGCTCAAGTCAGAAATTGCAGAAGATTGTGCAAGCGAAGCCCTTTTAGTGAATATCATTGTGGCAATCGGGCTGACCGCGCCGGCTGCGACTTTAGCCGTTGTTGCTTGGATCTTGTTCGACGTGTCTGATGTGCCGTGGATCATGCTATTGTTGCTACCTTCGAATTTCATTAGCGCGGGTGCCTCATGGCAGGAATCCCTTTGCCTCAAAAGCGGGAAGACACGATCTTATTACGCGATTACAACGGCGTCGGAGATCATTTCAGCCGGTACTGCTGTGGTGATGTTCCTGTATGGCTTCGGACTATATTCGCTAGTCGCCAAAGCCTACATTGCATCTATTATAGTCTCTGTCCTCTATTGGAGTACTGGCACTGCGGTATGGTCAAAGAAGTTCGATAAAACCAAATTTGTTGAAATTCTAACTTGGTCATTTGAGCGTTACGGCGCAGTTTTGCTAACCTTTGGAAGTACCTACGCAGCCGATCTAATGCTTGGGGCATTCCTTTCACCAGCAGCTACAGGGATATATAGAGGCAGCAGTCGATTGGTGACTTCTGTCGCTGATCTATTCACCCAACCTACGCGCTTACTTGGCATGACCTTCTATTCGAAACAGGCAGCTAGTGGTTCGCAGTCTGGAGAGTTTGTCGCTCGCGTTTTCTCTGTTGCTGCAGTTGTGGGGTGGTCAGCGTTGGCGGGCCTAGCTATTTCGTCCCAAACGCTTGTTCCGCTCTTACTCGGACCATCGTGGTCGGGTGCTGCACCAGTCGTATCGATACTTTGCCTCGCAAGGGCTTTTTCCTTGATAGACGCGAGTATTGCTCCCGCGTTGGTCGCTCACAATAAGCAGCGCTCGGTACTTGTGAATCAAACACTGGTTGTACCAGTTCTCGTGGCTTCATTGCTCATTTTGTCACCTTACGGAGTGCTTCCAGCAACCTATGCTGTTGTACTCGCTGCAGGTTTCAACAGCATTTGCATGCTTGTCAGTCTGCACAAGCACCTCCGGCCGACGTTAAGTGGATTGAAGACGGCTGGACCAATAGCAATCGTGCCAGCGGTAAGCGTTGTGGTAGGCGGATGGATTGCAGGACAGATCTCGATGAGGTTCTCGGTCGGCGACCAGATACACTTGGCTGCGGTCATAGTTTTCGGAGCTCTATTTTGGTGCTTCGCTGTCTTGTCGCTTCGGCGGTCCATAAGGTCGGTTGTCCATGCCCTGAATGCTGCTCGCTAG
- a CDS encoding polysaccharide pyruvyl transferase family protein, with protein sequence MKRAIVFSGNLQNVGDLALLLQTAHGLRATLNIESIFVRQWASVHPDVGRQLALHNIEVLDGKNLFECLRSLPGALLLFGGGQMVRDNASLASISAAALMMRLSRFVGGKCAAIGCGASRIKKPGHLAVWKFIAGQLSIFAARDRSSFEVVSSFRQPIKIVQTADLIHFISPLTSGLLDQSREGVLIAPCEDASEERGIPSKLVADIVAAFSRRTGSSRVVLACHDSRPGMDTGIARVIAEELISLGNETLIHEGFLLEEFFELYRTTGLVITNRLHSVFFAALANKPIILVDDNNSKTREAAADLAIPSLAAGASIEDVETAVKLATDHVVIETRAMRMKELSRISGNNFSLLEAEIRI encoded by the coding sequence ATGAAGCGTGCGATTGTATTCTCAGGAAATCTCCAAAATGTCGGAGACTTGGCGTTACTTTTGCAGACTGCGCATGGCTTGCGCGCGACGTTGAATATTGAGAGTATTTTTGTTCGGCAGTGGGCTTCAGTTCATCCAGACGTTGGCAGGCAACTCGCGCTTCATAATATCGAGGTGCTCGACGGGAAAAATCTGTTTGAGTGCTTACGATCCTTGCCCGGAGCTCTTTTGCTGTTTGGGGGAGGGCAGATGGTTCGCGATAATGCGTCACTCGCGTCCATTTCTGCTGCGGCCCTTATGATGCGATTGAGCCGTTTTGTTGGGGGGAAATGTGCCGCGATCGGGTGCGGCGCGAGCCGGATTAAAAAACCTGGCCATCTCGCCGTTTGGAAATTCATCGCGGGACAGCTCTCTATATTTGCTGCTCGAGATAGAAGTTCCTTCGAAGTTGTTAGCTCCTTTAGGCAGCCAATTAAAATCGTCCAGACTGCCGACCTAATTCATTTCATATCACCGTTGACCAGCGGTTTACTTGACCAAAGTCGCGAAGGTGTTCTCATTGCGCCCTGTGAGGATGCTTCAGAGGAGCGGGGAATTCCATCGAAGCTAGTTGCGGATATCGTCGCAGCGTTTTCGCGCAGAACTGGGTCATCGAGAGTGGTATTGGCATGTCACGATTCTAGACCTGGGATGGATACGGGGATTGCGCGGGTCATTGCCGAAGAGTTGATATCTCTTGGGAATGAGACGTTAATTCACGAAGGTTTTTTGCTTGAAGAATTCTTCGAACTCTATCGCACAACAGGCTTGGTGATTACCAACAGACTGCACTCGGTCTTTTTTGCCGCACTCGCCAACAAACCAATTATTCTCGTCGACGATAACAACAGCAAGACACGCGAAGCAGCTGCTGATCTCGCAATCCCATCACTCGCCGCAGGTGCAAGCATCGAAGATGTAGAAACCGCGGTGAAATTGGCCACGGACCATGTTGTGATCGAGACGCGTGCTATGAGGATGAAAGAACTAAGTAGAATTAGTGGCAACAATTTTTCGTTACTTGAAGCTGAAATAAGAATTTAG
- a CDS encoding KTSC domain-containing protein, producing MEIQLKSKLIDAFGYNEHTGTLVIHLSNGQRRVFVDVPQTVAYELAGATSPGTYYVNAIRTKFQMH from the coding sequence ATGGAGATACAGCTAAAATCAAAGCTGATAGATGCATTTGGTTACAACGAACACACGGGTACGCTAGTTATTCATCTATCAAACGGTCAAAGACGAGTTTTCGTCGACGTACCTCAGACCGTTGCCTACGAGCTCGCGGGCGCGACATCCCCCGGTACTTACTACGTCAATGCTATCCGTACGAAATTTCAAATGCACTAG
- a CDS encoding transglutaminase-like cysteine peptidase, producing the protein MMSFSSLVQSKSARALLALSVLGIPVTAIAAGPGSLTRNINRGSAFVMERGATLAPFAHVKFCISNPDQCERKNGPRLVEFAGSVKAKIMEINRNVNASISPVLDAPGKEVWEIDSAQGACNDYAVTKRKRLIDSGIPSSAVRLAVAKTGAGEGHAVVVVRTNEGDMVLDNRTNSIVRWDRTDLRWIKIQASDDANRWSLM; encoded by the coding sequence ATGATGAGTTTCTCTAGTCTCGTTCAAAGTAAATCGGCGCGTGCTCTATTAGCTTTGAGTGTATTGGGCATCCCCGTCACGGCGATTGCGGCGGGTCCAGGTTCACTTACCCGTAACATCAATCGCGGGAGTGCATTTGTTATGGAGCGTGGTGCAACACTTGCGCCCTTCGCACATGTGAAGTTCTGCATTTCTAATCCTGATCAGTGTGAACGGAAAAACGGACCAAGATTAGTAGAATTTGCCGGTTCGGTTAAAGCAAAGATTATGGAAATTAATCGGAATGTGAACGCATCGATTTCGCCTGTCCTCGATGCCCCTGGAAAGGAAGTCTGGGAGATTGACTCGGCTCAGGGGGCTTGTAACGACTATGCCGTCACCAAAAGAAAGCGTTTGATTGACTCAGGTATCCCGTCCAGTGCCGTTCGTTTGGCTGTAGCGAAGACCGGAGCTGGAGAGGGGCACGCTGTCGTGGTGGTTCGGACGAACGAGGGCGATATGGTATTAGATAACCGCACTAACTCTATTGTCCGGTGGGATCGAACGGATCTTCGGTGGATTAAAATTCAGGCAAGTGACGATGCCAATAGATGGAGCTTGATGTAG